In Helianthus annuus cultivar XRQ/B chromosome 8, HanXRQr2.0-SUNRISE, whole genome shotgun sequence, a single genomic region encodes these proteins:
- the LOC110871660 gene encoding uncharacterized protein LOC110871660 encodes MNNNLIFFFLVTLFVVSYKRVLSENHANLPPRGWNSYDSFCWTISEEEFLQNAQLISQRLHAHGYEYAVVDYLWYRKLVPGAYVDSLGYDVIDEWGRVIPDPGRWPSSKGGKGFSEVAKKVHDMGLKFGFHVMRGISTQAVNANTPILDVTTGKAYVESGKIWHAKDIGMKERACAWMKNGFMSVDTTLGAGRAFLRSLYHQYAEWDVDFVKHDCVFGEDFQLDEITTVSGILKGLNRTILYSLSPGTSGTPTMAKKVAPLVNMYRVTGDDWDNWGDVATHFDVARDFAAASMIGGNGLLGKSWPDLDMLPLGWLTDPGANVGPHRTSGLSLDEQKTQMTLWSMARSPLMFGGDMRKLDDTTYGLITNPILLEINSFSSNNKEFPYITSTHEFPFSKQGPKIRTRSPHHMGVSEKLVVGLSSCHVPEAKGWFSQTVEENLEQICWRWGSRSKKAEPFCLYKTEASLQSDEDVEYSEKYRGKLHLHASNREGFCFDTSSKRKRTSKEHKRASFSPCRLDANQMWELSNNGTLMNSYSGSCASIKVMKANTAPGGIRSWIATGKKGEVYLAFFNLNSARTVISTTVSSLSKAFPTINFGSCSYKEVWSAKDYGSLQHSLSASVDSHGCALFILTCT; translated from the exons ATGAATAATAACCTTATCTTCTTCTTCCTCGTCACCCTTTTCGTTGTTTCCTATAAAAG gGTTTTATCGGAAAATCATGCCAATTTACCACCGCGCGGTTGGAATTCCTATGATTCCTTTTGTTGGACCATTTCTGAAGAAGAATTCCTTCAAAATGCTCAACTTATTTCACAGAGATTACATGCTCATGGCTATGAG TACGCGGTGGTGGATTACCTTTGGTATAGAAAGTTAGTCCCGGGTGCTTACGTTGACTCCCTTGGGTATGATGTGATTGACGAATGGGGGCGGGTGATTCCCGACCCTGGTAGGTGGCCTTCATCGAAAGGCGGAAAAGGGTTCTCGGAAGTAGCCAAGAAGGTTCATGACATGGGTTTGAAGTTCGGGTTTCATGTTATGAGAGGCATAAGTACACAAGCTGTCAATGCAAACACACCAATCTTAGacgttacaacg GGGAAAGCTTACGTGGAATCAGGAAAGATATGGCATGCAAAAGATATAGGAATGAAAGAAAGAGCTTGTGCGTGGATGAAAAACGGTTTCATGAGTGTCGACACTACACTAGGAGCCGGTAGAGCGTTTTTGAGGTCTCTTTATCATCAATATGCCGAATGGGATGTAGATTTTG TTAAACACGACTGTGTGTTTGGAGAAGATTTTCAACTAGACGAGATAACCACTGTGTCAGGg ATCTTGAAGGGATTAAACCGTACAATTCTTTATTCGCTATCACCGGGAACTAGTGGCACACCAACCATGGCAAAGAAAGTTGCGCCGCTTGTTAATATGTATAGAGTGACCGGTGATGACTGGGATAATTGGGGAGATGTTGCAACCCATTTTGATGTTGCAAG AGATTTTGCAGCCGCCAGTATGATAGGCGGCAACGGTTTGTTGGGGAAATCATGGCCCGATTTGGATATGCTTCCGCTCGGATGGCTCACGGATCCCG GAGCCAATGTTGGTCCACACAGGACTTCGGGACTTTCGCTAGACGAGCAAAAGACACAG ATGACTCTATGGTCAATGGCCCGGTCTCCTTTAATGTTCGGAGGAGATATGAGAAAGCTCGACGATACAACATATGGACTCATCACGAATCCAATTCTATTGGAAATCAACTCTTTTAGCTCAAACAACAAGGAG TTCCCTTATATTACAAGTACACATGAATTCCCATTCTCGAAGCAAGGTCCTAAAATTCGAACACGAAGTCCACATCATATGGGTGTGTCGGAAAAACTTGTCGTTGGGCTGTCCAGCTGTCACGTTCCCGAGGCTAAAGGTTGGTTTTCGCAAACGGTTGAAGAAAATCTTGAACAAATTTGTTGGAGATGGGGTTCAAGAAGCAAAAAGGCCGAACCTTTTTGTCTATACAAGACAGAAGCGTCTTTGCAGTC GGATGAAGACGTCGAGTATAGTGAAAAATATAGAGGTAAACTTCATTTACATGCAAGTAATAGAGAAGGGTTTTGTTTTGATACATCGTCCAAACGTAAGCGTACGTCAAAGGAGCATAAGAGGGCATCATTTTCGCCTTGTAGACTGGATGCCAACCAG ATGTGGGAGCTGAGCAATAACGGAACGCTCATGAATAGTTATTCCGGTTCCTGTGCTTCTATCAAAGTAATGAAAGCCAATACGGCTCCCGGAGGCATTCGTTCGTGGATCGCAACCGGAAAGAAAG GAGAGGTGTATCTTGCTTTTTTTAACCTGAATTCCGCAAGAACGGTTATTTCCACGACTGTATCGAGTCTTTCAAAGGCGTTTCCGACTATAAACTTCGGGTCATGTTCATACAAAGAGGTCTGGAGCGCGAAAGATTACGGGTCCCTACAGCATTCGCTCTCGGCTTCTGTAGATTCACATGGTTGTGCACTTTTTATTCTGACCTGCACTTAA